One part of the Melopsittacus undulatus isolate bMelUnd1 chromosome 17, bMelUnd1.mat.Z, whole genome shotgun sequence genome encodes these proteins:
- the TBKBP1 gene encoding TANK-binding kinase 1-binding protein 1: MDSMFEDDISILTQDALGQDEDWLDSPNTDLSGEMCSASHFALITAYDDIKNRLTGLERENSTLKRRLKMYEVKYPLIGEFGEEHIFSLYEAKETSLLKSEKASLQQQLNQFQHELQKSKEREEQLEEMIQAYEKLCVEKADLETELGEMRALVDTHLSRIRSLEQQLRQRDSSFPALGTPIPAQEVPFITLHPNPSLTHVLERAGGWQSRGLEAELEAARQETQRAQHREEHLKAECERLQAELKHLQDTREQEQSERDMAWVKKVGDDQVNLALAYTELTEELCRLRNLSSLQSQILRSLLQEKSLNGGQRHSPLSQCHSPASQRRSPAPQCPSPVPPGRPPAPQCQSPARQRRSPGPPTQSPAQQRRSPAPGPCQSPAQQRRSPVPPSSQSPAQQRRSPVPPPCPSPASASPHRLPGERMELGYAKPSSRHIKAGFQGRRSYSEVSNVALYQQSRSLWLQPEASTLPKHRPYGEVYLAGAGAPLSAHEPFEEHVRFEKQSSDEEDWALPSPPSPEAGAIRCASFCAGFPSPDADAAHRTAAAYARAEHAQSWPSINLLLETVDSEVRSCPLCQLAFPIGYPDDALVKHIDSHLENSKI, translated from the exons ATGGACTCCATGTTCGAGGACGACATCAGCATCCTGACGCAGGACGCGCTGGGGCAGGACGAGGACTGGCTCGACAGCCCCAACACTGACCTCTCGGGTGAGATGTGCTCGGCCTCCCACTTCGCCCTCATCACTGCCTATGATGACATCAAGAACCGGCTGACGGGGCTGGAGAGGGAGAACTCCACGCTCAAGCGCCGGCTCAAGATGTACGAGGTCAAG tACCCGCTGATCGGGGAGTTCGGGGAGGAACACATCTTCTCCCTCTACGAGGCCAAGGAGACGTCGCTGCTCAAGAGCGAGAAGGCAtcgctgcagcagcagctcaaccAGTTCCAGCACGAg ctgcagaagagcaaagagcgtgaggagcagctggaggagatgaTCCAGGCCTATGAGAAGCTGTGTGTGGAGAAGGCTGACCTGGAGACGGAGCTGGGAGAGATG CGGGCGCTGGTGGACACTCACCTGAGCCGCATCCggagcctggagcagcagctccggcAGCGCGACAGCAGCTTCCCGGCGCTGGGCACCCCGATCCCGGCACAGGAGGTGCCTTTCATCACCCTGCACCCCAACCCCAGCCTGACCCACG TGCTGGAGCGTGCCGGGGGCTGGCAGAGCCGGGGCCTGGAGGCTGAGCTGGAAGCAGCGCGCCAGGAGACCCAACGGGCCCAGCACCGTGAGGAGCATCTCAAGGCCGAGTGCGAGCGGCTGCAGGCGGAGCTGAAGCACCTGCAGGACACACGGGAGCAG GAGCAGTCAGAGCGGGACATGGCCTGGGTGAAGAAGGTGGGCGACGACCA GGTGAACCTGGCGCTGGCCTACACGGAGCTGACGGAGGAGCTGTGCCGCCTGCGGAacctcagctccctgcagagccagaTCCTCcgctccctgctgcaggagaagagcCTCAATGGTG GCCAGCGCCACTCCCCGCTCTCCCAGTGCCATTCCCCAGCCTCGCAGCGCCGCTCGCCGGCCCCGCAGTGTCCCTCGCCCGTCCCCCCGGGCCGCCCTCCCGCACCCCAGTGCCAGTCGCCAGCGCGGCAGCGGCGCTCGCCAGGCCCCCCCACTCAGTCCCCGGCCCAGCAGCGCCGCTCGCCAGCCCCCGGCCCCTGCCAGTCCCCGGCCCAGCAGCGCCGGTCCCCGGTGCCCCCGTCCAGCCAGTCCCCAGCCCAGCAGCGCCGGTCCCCGGTGCCCCCACCGTGCCCATCACCGGCTTCAGCATCACCGCACCGCCTGCCCGGAGagaggatggagctgggctATGCCAAACCCTCCAGCCGGCACATCAAGGCCGGCTTCCAGGGCCGCCGGAGCTACTCGGAGGTGAGCAATGTGGCTCTGTACCAGCAGAGCCGCTCGCTCTGGCTCCAGCCCGAAGCCTCGACGCTCCCCAAGCACCGACCCTATGGCGAGGTGTACTTGGCGGGTGCCGGGGCCCCCCTGAGCGCCCATGAGCCCTTCGAGGAGCACGTCCGCTTTGAGAAGCAGTCGTCGGATGAGGAGGATTGGGCACTGCCCAGCCCGCCCAGCCCCGAGGCCGGAGCCATTCGCTGCGCATCCTTCTGTGCCGGCTTCCCCAGCCCCGACGCCGACGCCGCACACCGGACGGCTGCTGCCTATGCCCGGGCAGAGCATGCTCAGTCCTGGCCCTCCATTAAC ctgctgctggagacgGTGGACTCGGAGGTGCGGAGCTGCCCGCTGTGCCAGCTCGCCTTCCCCATCGGCTACCCGGACGATGCCCTGGTGAAGCACATCGACTCGCACCTCGAGAACAGCAAGATCTga